CGTTGGAAGCCGGCAAGCATGTAATGTGCGAAAAACCCATGGCCAAAACAGCCGCGGAAGCGCGGGCGATGTATGAGGCTGCCCAGAGAACCGGCAAGCTGTTAACCATCGCGTATCAAAACCGCTTCCGGGAAGATGCCCAGTATCTGTACCGGGCCTGCCGCAATGGCGAACTGGGCGAAATCTACTTTGCTAAGTCTCACGCTGTGAGAAGAGCCGCTGTTCCCACCTGGGGAGTATTTCTCGATGCTGAAGCGCAGGGCGGCGGACCCCTGATTGATATCGGCACCCATGCTCTTGATTTAACCCTGTGGATGATGGATAACTATGAGCCGAAATATGCTGTGGGCACCACTTACCGCATGCTCGCCGATAACCCGGATAAAGCCCTGGCCAACTCTTTTGGGCCGTGGGATACCAAGGAATTTACTGTTGAAGATTCCGCCTTTGGATTTATTGTCATGAAAAACGGTGCCACCATCTTTCTGGAGTCCAGCTGGGCCTTAAACACCTTGGAGGTAGGCGAAGCGATTACGACTCTGTGCGGAACCTTAGGCGGCGCTGATATGCGGGACGGCTTAAGGATCAACGGCCAGAAATACGGCAAGCACTTTGTTGAAAAACCGCAGTTAGGAGCAAGCGGAGTTGATTTCTACCAGGGCGAAACTATGAGTCCCGGGGAAAGAGAAGCGCAGGTGTTTTATGATGCGATTCTGAAAGGAGACCCACTCGTGGTAGAGGCAGCTCAGGCCTTGGTTGTGACTGAGATTTTGGAAGCCATTTATAAATCGGCGGAGACCGGCAAACCAGTATTTTTCGAGGAGTGAGATTGATGAAACTGGGTGTATTTACTGTGCTTTTGGGTAACCGCAGTTTGGATGAAGCGCTTCAGTACTTAAAAAGCCTCGGTGTGCAGGCGGTTGAGATTGGCTGCGGCGGCTTTCCGGGTAAAGCCCACGCTGATCCCGATGAGCTGCTGAGCGATGCAGCCAAATTCCAGGCATTTGTGGATCTCTTCAAAAAGCATGAGATGATGATCAGCGCGTTAAGCTGCCACGGTAATCCGGTTCATCCCAAGCAGGAGATTGCCGACAGATTTCACCGGGATTTCGAAAAAACGGTCCTCCTCGCTGAAAAGCTGGGGATTAATATCATCAACACTTTCTCAGGCTGCCCGGGAGGTTCGCCTCAGGATCAAACTCCGAACTGGGTTACCTGCCCCTGGCCCTCGGATTTTCTGGATATTTTGGACTATCAGTGGAATGATGTCTTAATTCCCTACTGGGAAAAGACAGTGAAATTTGCCCGGGACCACGGTGTTGATAAAATTGCTTTCGAAATGCATCCCGGCTTTGCCGTCTACAATCCCGAAACGCTGCTGAAGCTTCGGGAAGCAGTTGGCGAAGAAATCGGTGCTAACTTTGATCCGAGCCACCTGATCTGGCAGGGAATCGATCCCACTGCTGCCATCAGAAAGCTTGGTAAAGCGATTTTCCACTTCCATGCCAAGGATACCAAGATTGATCCCCACAACACTGCGGTTAACGGCGTGCTTGATACCAAGCACTACGGCGATGAAATCAACCGCTCTTGGCTGTTTAGAACTGTGGGCTACGGCAACAGCGCCCAGTATTGGAAAGACATTGTCAGTAATTTGCGGATGGTGGGCTACGACTATGTTTTAAGCATTGAGCACGAAGACAGCTTAATGAGCGTAAATGAAGGTCTTACTAAAGCAGTAGAGTTTCTCAAGGATGTATTGATGTTTGAAGATACCGG
The nucleotide sequence above comes from Bacillota bacterium. Encoded proteins:
- a CDS encoding Gfo/Idh/MocA family oxidoreductase, whose product is MEKVRVGIIGCGGIANGKHLPALAKIPEVDIVAFCDIIVERAEQAKEKYGTKDAKVYVDYRELVADSSVDAVHVLTPNDLHAPMTIAALEAGKHVMCEKPMAKTAAEARAMYEAAQRTGKLLTIAYQNRFREDAQYLYRACRNGELGEIYFAKSHAVRRAAVPTWGVFLDAEAQGGGPLIDIGTHALDLTLWMMDNYEPKYAVGTTYRMLADNPDKALANSFGPWDTKEFTVEDSAFGFIVMKNGATIFLESSWALNTLEVGEAITTLCGTLGGADMRDGLRINGQKYGKHFVEKPQLGASGVDFYQGETMSPGEREAQVFYDAILKGDPLVVEAAQALVVTEILEAIYKSAETGKPVFFEE
- a CDS encoding sugar phosphate isomerase/epimerase; the protein is MKLGVFTVLLGNRSLDEALQYLKSLGVQAVEIGCGGFPGKAHADPDELLSDAAKFQAFVDLFKKHEMMISALSCHGNPVHPKQEIADRFHRDFEKTVLLAEKLGINIINTFSGCPGGSPQDQTPNWVTCPWPSDFLDILDYQWNDVLIPYWEKTVKFARDHGVDKIAFEMHPGFAVYNPETLLKLREAVGEEIGANFDPSHLIWQGIDPTAAIRKLGKAIFHFHAKDTKIDPHNTAVNGVLDTKHYGDEINRSWLFRTVGYGNSAQYWKDIVSNLRMVGYDYVLSIEHEDSLMSVNEGLTKAVEFLKDVLMFEDTGQMWWA